A section of the Hyalangium minutum genome encodes:
- a CDS encoding ParA family protein encodes MEAPTYTAKQVAEMLGVSAKELSQALKKDAYTPDDLWELRATLQKYPEVITHRRQLFLNFKGGTGKTSLSTSYAWRLAELGYAVLLIDLDSQGHSTKCLGYEGEDFPKTLQDVLVRKAPLSQVIQKSTLPNLDFVPSNLSMSTVDLALMPMAGREFKLRNALKEVEAQYDVIVFDAPPSFGLLNLNALMAANDLFVPVLADFLSFHGLKLLFETVQSLEEDLQHVLDHVFIVVNSFNATFKLAKEALEALQTHYPEYLLPTIIRQCTKFALASSEGRPVFVADPASKGATDIQAMIDHVLPLMAATAPKAGAKATKAS; translated from the coding sequence ATGGAAGCTCCAACCTACACCGCCAAGCAAGTAGCCGAGATGCTCGGCGTGTCCGCGAAGGAGCTCTCCCAGGCCCTGAAGAAGGACGCGTACACGCCGGATGACCTGTGGGAGCTGCGCGCCACGCTGCAGAAGTACCCGGAGGTCATCACCCACCGCCGACAGCTGTTCCTCAACTTCAAGGGCGGCACGGGCAAGACGTCGCTGTCCACCTCCTATGCGTGGCGCCTGGCCGAGCTGGGCTACGCGGTGCTGCTCATCGACTTGGACAGCCAGGGCCACTCCACCAAGTGCCTGGGCTACGAGGGCGAGGACTTCCCGAAGACGCTGCAGGATGTGCTGGTGCGCAAGGCGCCCCTGTCGCAGGTCATCCAGAAGTCCACGCTGCCCAACCTGGACTTCGTGCCCTCCAACCTGAGCATGTCCACGGTGGACCTGGCGCTGATGCCCATGGCCGGCCGTGAGTTCAAGCTGCGCAACGCGCTGAAAGAAGTCGAGGCTCAGTACGACGTCATCGTCTTCGACGCGCCTCCGTCCTTCGGCCTGCTGAACCTCAACGCGCTGATGGCGGCCAACGACTTGTTCGTCCCGGTGCTCGCCGACTTCCTGTCCTTCCACGGCCTGAAGCTGCTCTTCGAGACGGTGCAGAGCCTGGAAGAGGACCTGCAACACGTGCTGGACCACGTGTTCATCGTCGTGAACTCCTTCAACGCCACTTTCAAGCTGGCGAAAGAGGCACTCGAGGCGCTGCAAACGCACTACCCCGAGTACCTGCTGCCGACCATCATCCGGCAATGCACCAAGTTCGCACTGGCCTCCAGCGAGGGCCGCCCCGTGTTCGTCGCCGACCCGGCGAGCAAGGGCGCCACCGACATCCAGGCCATGATTGACCATGTTCTGCCGCTGATGGCGGCCACGGCGCCCAAGGCCGGCGCCAAGGCCACCAAGGCCAGCTGA